Proteins from a single region of Flavobacterium sp. K5-23:
- the epsC gene encoding serine O-acetyltransferase EpsC, whose product MKDLIIKNISSLKSHFSINYGIKTKTEAFAEKLFFTLFDSNAPLSESIDELERQFKEISVIACKKPKGICDSIWDQYLAKLPSVLEQLNQDAQYILENDPASNSIEEVYLAYPGFYAIAIYRLSHELYLLDLLLFSRLMSEYAHRITGTDIHAGATIASPFFIDHATGIVIGETTIIEKNVKIYQGVTLGALSVNKDMKNTKRHPTVEKNVCIYANATILGGETVIGKNSVIGGNAWVTKSIPAKSMVLNTTTTEVKIKEIR is encoded by the coding sequence ATGAAAGATCTGATTATCAAAAATATTAGCTCCTTAAAGAGCCATTTTTCCATTAATTATGGAATCAAAACAAAAACAGAAGCTTTTGCTGAAAAATTATTCTTTACACTTTTTGATTCGAATGCTCCTCTTAGCGAAAGCATCGATGAACTGGAGAGACAATTTAAAGAAATCTCAGTAATCGCCTGCAAAAAACCAAAAGGAATTTGCGATTCTATTTGGGATCAATATTTGGCAAAATTGCCATCAGTATTAGAGCAGTTAAATCAAGATGCGCAATACATCCTGGAAAACGATCCTGCTTCTAACAGTATTGAAGAGGTCTATCTAGCCTACCCCGGATTTTATGCTATTGCCATTTACCGTTTAAGCCACGAATTATATCTATTGGATCTATTATTGTTCTCCAGATTAATGAGTGAATATGCCCATCGCATAACCGGAACCGACATTCATGCAGGAGCAACCATAGCTTCTCCTTTCTTTATTGATCATGCAACAGGAATCGTAATAGGTGAAACTACGATTATCGAAAAAAACGTGAAAATTTATCAAGGGGTAACTCTAGGAGCGTTGAGTGTGAACAAGGATATGAAAAACACTAAAAGACACCCTACCGTGGAGAAAAACGTTTGCATTTATGCCAATGCAACTATTCTGGGAGGAGAAACCGTAATAGGAAAAAATAGTGTAATTGGTGGAAATGCTTGGGTTACCAAATCCATTCCTGCTAAATCAATGGTATTAAATACCACAACAACTGAAGTAAAAATTAAAGAGATCCGATAA
- a CDS encoding MlaD family protein translates to MEKTTSQKIRLGLFVIIGLLLFILAIYFIGNKQQMFGKTSHLETVFNNVNGLQLGNNVRYSGIKVGTVQGIDMVNDTTIIVDMIIDKSIFKHIKKDAIATIGSDGLVGSMVINIVPGEGTMPAVNPGDQIRSLNRIRTDDLLNTLSVTNQNAALLTGNLLTITDEIIKGKGTVGVLLNDTLIAKDLKQTMSYLKTTSKNSSESLTKLNQLISSLDKKDNIIGVLKDTAVANKIKNIVGNLNKSSTEINKVVANLNKTIINAKEGKGALNYLSNDPKLVKKIDSTMTNVNEASKRLNENLEALKHNFLFRGYFRKLEKKKLKEQKKTAD, encoded by the coding sequence ATGGAAAAAACGACATCGCAAAAAATACGACTTGGCCTTTTTGTAATTATAGGTTTATTGCTATTTATTTTAGCCATTTATTTCATTGGTAACAAACAACAAATGTTTGGTAAAACCAGTCATTTAGAAACCGTTTTCAACAATGTAAATGGATTACAATTAGGGAATAATGTACGCTATTCAGGAATAAAAGTTGGAACTGTTCAAGGAATCGATATGGTTAATGACACCACCATTATAGTGGATATGATTATTGACAAATCTATTTTTAAACATATAAAAAAAGATGCAATTGCTACTATTGGTTCTGATGGTCTAGTAGGAAGTATGGTTATAAATATTGTCCCAGGAGAAGGCACAATGCCTGCAGTTAATCCTGGAGATCAAATTCGTTCTTTAAATCGCATTCGAACAGATGATCTTTTAAACACATTGAGCGTGACCAATCAAAACGCAGCACTTCTTACAGGAAATTTACTCACAATTACTGATGAAATTATTAAAGGAAAGGGAACTGTGGGTGTATTATTAAATGATACCCTCATAGCGAAAGACTTAAAACAAACTATGTCTTATTTAAAAACAACAAGTAAAAATTCCTCTGAATCCTTAACAAAATTAAACCAACTCATTAGCTCATTGGATAAAAAAGATAATATAATTGGCGTTTTAAAAGATACGGCTGTAGCCAATAAAATTAAAAATATAGTAGGTAATTTAAACAAGTCAAGCACCGAAATAAATAAGGTGGTAGCCAACCTTAACAAGACTATTATAAACGCTAAAGAAGGTAAAGGAGCTTTAAACTATCTTTCGAATGACCCTAAACTGGTTAAAAAAATAGACTCGACAATGACTAATGTCAATGAAGCCAGCAAACGATTAAACGAAAATCTGGAGGCATTAAAACATAATTTTTTATTTAGAGGGTATTTTAGAAAACTAGAAAAAAAGAAATTAAAGGAACAGAAAAAAACAGCAGACTAG
- a CDS encoding hybrid sensor histidine kinase/response regulator — MKLKSKLLKKTGFQKISLFFFVILGALYIYYTLSINFRIQSDEFIQITRSIEIGLSKDNIKNAKTNTAEKTILTNTLNDIVDSNNNLKSASIYSIHKGSPETLIASNKTKDGTPFTHNQLFKSSKELVSNPIIARQWKSLSVVVPIKELNTLQTATVLVIDYDPKIWNAILFYNVIESITIVILFLTAFFFLIRIKSNNIKLKKDLSTRKEMENKLRESEIKYRSLFDNVQDVFYRTDLEGNFLEVSPSIKQFTNLNKEELMQFKVVDFYENPRDRFKMINLILKEGELRDYELKLKMKSGIIKYASINAKLILDASGNPSHIDGALRDITDREQAKEKLIESEYRLRTIIETEPECIKIVDENGKLVMMNPAGLAMIQADSLEQVLGNTVTDVIAPEYRRTFAKMHKRILAGESMRREFEILGLKGRRLWLETNAVPMLYHGKVVHLAHTRNITERKLAEEKLRRSELFLKETQIIARLGTYVLNIQDGSWSSSNILDSILGLDSFDTISTLSWTSVIHPDYKELIQDHFINDVLSKKSNFNKEFKILCKANKEERWVHVLGEILFNELNNPLKMIGTVQDITEQKKVEAELIIAKEKAEESDRLKSAFLTNMSHEIRTPMNGILGFAELLKEVNLSNEEKSEYIEIIEKSGVRMLNIINDIIDVSKIESGLMKVSIAETNINHILNHIYRFFKPEAENNGIQLTYINPYPLKEIIVKTDKEKVYAILTNLVKNAIKFTQSGTIEIGFQIKAVKQNTTGMSEYLFEPFELEFYVKDTGSGIDENHQSLIFDRFRQVSESYTRNHEGAGLGLSISKSFAEMLGGKMNVKSTIGIGSTFFFTLPHNGNEINIEKEIISVLSSKNSTKIKKLKILIAEDDEISAKLLTLTTKKFCKEIIRARNGAEAIEICKSHPDIDLILMDMQMPEMNGLQTTLKIREFNTEVIIIAQTAYAFSKDKKRTIDSGCNDYLSKPVNKESLLLHMQKYFTEVKSSEVLV, encoded by the coding sequence ATGAAATTAAAAAGTAAACTTCTTAAAAAAACAGGTTTCCAAAAAATTTCTTTATTCTTTTTTGTTATTCTTGGTGCCTTATATATTTATTATACCTTATCGATAAATTTTAGAATTCAATCAGATGAATTCATTCAAATAACGCGCAGTATAGAAATAGGTTTGTCAAAGGATAATATAAAAAATGCCAAAACGAATACTGCTGAAAAGACAATTTTAACAAACACGTTAAACGATATTGTAGACTCAAACAACAATTTAAAATCAGCTTCGATTTATTCAATTCATAAAGGCAGTCCCGAAACGCTAATTGCTTCTAATAAAACTAAGGACGGTACTCCTTTCACACACAATCAACTTTTCAAATCCTCAAAAGAATTAGTATCAAATCCCATTATAGCAAGACAATGGAAAAGCCTTAGCGTAGTGGTTCCCATTAAAGAACTCAATACTTTACAAACTGCAACAGTATTAGTTATTGATTATGACCCTAAAATCTGGAATGCCATTTTATTTTATAACGTAATTGAATCCATCACAATCGTAATTCTTTTTCTCACAGCATTTTTCTTTTTAATTCGAATAAAATCGAATAACATTAAACTAAAAAAAGATCTTTCCACAAGAAAAGAGATGGAAAACAAACTACGAGAAAGCGAAATAAAATACCGCAGTCTTTTTGATAATGTACAAGATGTTTTTTATCGAACCGATTTAGAAGGTAATTTCTTAGAAGTAAGTCCGTCCATAAAACAATTTACTAATCTCAACAAAGAAGAATTAATGCAGTTTAAAGTGGTTGATTTTTATGAAAATCCACGAGACCGTTTTAAAATGATTAATTTGATTTTGAAAGAAGGAGAATTGAGGGATTATGAGTTAAAGTTAAAAATGAAATCAGGCATTATTAAATATGCTTCCATTAATGCAAAATTAATTCTAGACGCGTCAGGAAACCCTAGTCATATTGATGGCGCTTTAAGAGATATCACTGACCGGGAACAAGCCAAGGAAAAACTCATTGAAAGCGAATACCGCCTAAGAACCATCATAGAAACTGAGCCGGAATGCATCAAAATAGTGGACGAAAACGGGAAATTAGTAATGATGAACCCAGCCGGACTTGCAATGATTCAGGCCGATTCATTAGAACAGGTTCTTGGCAACACAGTTACCGATGTCATTGCCCCAGAATACCGTAGAACTTTTGCCAAGATGCACAAACGGATACTGGCAGGGGAATCGATGCGAAGAGAATTTGAAATACTTGGTCTCAAAGGCAGGAGACTCTGGTTAGAAACTAATGCGGTACCCATGTTATACCACGGTAAAGTGGTACATCTCGCTCATACTCGAAACATCACTGAACGTAAGTTAGCAGAAGAAAAACTTAGAAGAAGCGAACTGTTTTTAAAAGAAACGCAAATTATTGCCCGACTTGGAACTTATGTTTTGAATATTCAAGATGGTAGTTGGTCGAGTTCAAACATATTAGATAGCATTTTAGGACTAGATTCCTTTGATACAATTTCAACTCTTAGTTGGACTAGTGTAATTCATCCAGATTACAAAGAATTGATTCAAGATCATTTTATAAATGATGTACTTTCAAAAAAATCTAATTTCAACAAAGAATTTAAAATTTTATGCAAAGCAAACAAAGAGGAACGATGGGTTCATGTTTTAGGAGAAATTTTATTTAACGAATTGAATAATCCTTTAAAAATGATCGGAACCGTTCAAGACATTACTGAACAGAAAAAAGTTGAAGCTGAACTGATAATTGCTAAAGAGAAAGCAGAAGAAAGTGACCGATTAAAATCAGCCTTTTTAACTAACATGAGTCATGAGATAAGAACTCCAATGAATGGAATTCTTGGTTTTGCTGAATTACTAAAAGAAGTAAATCTATCCAATGAAGAGAAATCAGAATATATCGAAATCATCGAAAAAAGTGGCGTCCGAATGCTTAACATCATTAATGATATTATTGATGTATCCAAAATTGAATCAGGATTGATGAAAGTTAGTATTGCAGAAACCAATATAAACCACATATTGAATCATATCTATCGTTTCTTTAAACCTGAGGCAGAAAATAATGGAATCCAACTTACGTATATCAACCCATACCCTTTAAAAGAAATTATTGTCAAAACAGATAAAGAGAAAGTATATGCCATATTGACTAATCTAGTTAAAAACGCAATAAAATTCACCCAATCAGGAACTATTGAAATAGGTTTTCAAATAAAAGCCGTAAAACAAAACACAACCGGTATGTCAGAATACTTGTTTGAACCATTTGAATTAGAATTTTATGTAAAAGATACTGGCTCAGGAATAGACGAAAATCATCAAAGCCTTATTTTTGACAGGTTCAGGCAGGTATCAGAATCTTATACTCGAAATCATGAAGGAGCTGGTTTAGGTCTCTCGATTTCAAAATCATTTGCAGAAATGTTAGGAGGAAAAATGAATGTTAAAAGTACAATAGGAATAGGAAGTACTTTTTTCTTTACACTTCCCCACAACGGTAATGAGATCAATATAGAAAAAGAAATAATTTCAGTTTTGTCATCAAAAAACAGCACTAAAATTAAAAAATTAAAAATTCTAATTGCGGAAGACGATGAAATTTCAGCAAAACTACTTACACTAACAACAAAAAAATTCTGCAAAGAAATCATAAGAGCTCGCAATGGCGCTGAAGCAATTGAAATATGTAAATCACATCCAGATATTGATTTAATTTTAATGGATATGCAAATGCCAGAAATGAACGGTCTTCAAACCACATTAAAAATACGTGAATTTAATACCGAAGTTATTATTATCGCACAAACCGCCTATGCGTTTTCTAAAGATAAGAAAAGAACAATCGATTCAGGATGCAATGATTACCTCTCAAAACCAGTAAACAAGGAAAGTTTGTTATTGCATATGCAAAAATATTTTACCGAAGTTAAATCCTCCGAGGTATTAGTTTGA
- a CDS encoding OsmC family protein — MKRNATAIWKGSLKEGGGKITSQSKTLDNTQYSFKSRFEEGVGTNPEELIAAAHSGCFSMQLSAFIGEEGFEVESIETRCDVNLVDGNIIGSHLSVKAKVNGISDIAFQELVTKAEKNCPVSKVLKAEISSTAVLI; from the coding sequence ATGAAAAGAAATGCAACAGCAATTTGGAAAGGATCTCTTAAAGAAGGTGGAGGGAAAATCACATCACAAAGCAAAACATTGGATAACACACAATATTCCTTTAAATCACGTTTTGAGGAAGGGGTGGGGACAAATCCTGAAGAGCTTATTGCCGCAGCTCATTCTGGATGTTTCTCGATGCAGCTTTCTGCTTTTATTGGTGAAGAAGGTTTTGAGGTAGAAAGTATCGAAACCCGCTGTGATGTAAATTTAGTTGACGGGAATATAATAGGCTCCCATCTATCCGTAAAAGCAAAGGTGAACGGAATTTCAGATATTGCTTTTCAAGAGTTAGTTACTAAAGCCGAGAAAAACTGCCCCGTGTCTAAAGTTCTAAAAGCCGAAATAAGTTCGACGGCAGTTTTGATATAA
- a CDS encoding DUF1003 domain-containing protein, translated as MKSAKNFTSDLSEKEFPEVEKISAKIIRKPILELMKHDYPKSKEINFLSINELNLYKEKYIANYLTNEIGVLSEIEDKVLRDLDKEDASVIQIEDETGSRTFGQFVADKVADFGGSWKFIILFGVFIILWILANILILYNKGFDPYPFILLNLILSCLAALQAPVIMMSQNRQEEKDRERARKDYMINLKSELEIRMLHEKLDHLVKHQQEELIEIQKIQIEMMNDILTRIKK; from the coding sequence ATGAAGTCTGCTAAAAATTTCACCAGTGATTTATCAGAAAAGGAATTTCCTGAGGTCGAAAAAATATCTGCCAAGATTATTAGAAAACCTATTCTGGAATTAATGAAACATGATTATCCAAAATCAAAGGAGATAAATTTTTTATCGATCAATGAGCTTAATTTATACAAGGAGAAATACATTGCAAACTATTTAACAAATGAAATTGGGGTGCTATCAGAGATTGAAGATAAGGTACTAAGGGATCTAGATAAAGAAGATGCTTCTGTGATCCAAATCGAGGATGAAACGGGGAGTAGGACTTTTGGTCAGTTTGTGGCTGATAAAGTTGCTGATTTTGGCGGGAGCTGGAAATTCATAATCTTATTTGGGGTTTTTATAATTCTCTGGATCTTGGCTAATATACTTATACTGTACAATAAGGGATTTGATCCCTATCCGTTTATTTTATTGAATTTGATTTTATCTTGCCTTGCGGCACTTCAAGCTCCAGTAATTATGATGAGCCAAAACCGCCAAGAGGAAAAAGATCGAGAAAGAGCAAGAAAGGATTATATGATAAATTTAAAGTCGGAACTTGAGATTAGAATGCTTCATGAGAAGCTGGATCATTTAGTAAAACATCAACAAGAAGAATTGATAGAAATTCAAAAAATTCAAATTGAAATGATGAATGATATTTTGACTCGAATAAAAAAGTAA
- a CDS encoding DUF2752 domain-containing protein has product MLPCLSKTLFGMECLGCGFQRAFLLLLRGEFSAAFQMYPAIYSSLLFFGILGFHFFSKSVFSKKIFLWVTFLNVLIMILGYVYKHY; this is encoded by the coding sequence ATGTTGCCTTGCTTGAGTAAAACGCTCTTCGGAATGGAGTGTTTGGGATGTGGTTTTCAAAGGGCTTTTTTGCTTCTTTTGAGAGGAGAATTTTCGGCCGCTTTTCAGATGTATCCAGCCATCTATTCCAGCCTGTTATTTTTTGGAATACTTGGGTTTCATTTTTTTTCGAAAAGTGTTTTTTCGAAAAAAATATTTCTTTGGGTGACTTTCCTAAATGTCCTAATTATGATTTTAGGATATGTTTATAAACACTATTAA
- the cysM gene encoding cysteine synthase CysM: MNPQKLLKLIGNTPLVETTNLIENKNVKLLLKLEGNNPGGSVKDRAAYNMIVSALERGDIKKGDKLIEATSGNTGIALAMIAQLLNLEIELVLPENSTKERTQTMRAYGATVILTPASEGIIGSRDYADKKVAEGGYFMLNQFANDDNWKAHYKTTGPEIWNDTQGTVTHFVSAMGTTGTIMGTSTYLKEQNPNIQIIGAQPADGSQIPGIRKWPQEYLPKIFNPSKVDRIMEVSEQEARDMTKRLALEEGIFAGMSSGGAVATAIKVANELESGVVVAIICDRGDRYLSSDLFD; the protein is encoded by the coding sequence ATGAATCCTCAAAAATTATTAAAACTAATTGGAAATACACCATTAGTGGAAACTACCAATTTAATAGAAAACAAAAACGTAAAACTTTTATTGAAACTCGAAGGCAACAATCCTGGAGGTAGTGTAAAAGACAGAGCAGCTTATAATATGATTGTTTCCGCCTTAGAAAGAGGGGATATTAAAAAAGGAGATAAGCTCATCGAAGCCACCAGTGGTAACACCGGAATTGCACTGGCTATGATTGCCCAGTTATTAAATCTAGAAATAGAACTTGTACTACCTGAAAACTCGACCAAAGAGCGCACCCAGACAATGCGTGCTTATGGGGCAACGGTTATTTTAACTCCAGCAAGCGAAGGGATTATTGGATCCAGAGATTATGCCGACAAAAAAGTAGCCGAAGGTGGTTATTTTATGTTAAATCAGTTTGCCAATGACGACAACTGGAAAGCACATTATAAAACTACAGGGCCAGAGATATGGAATGACACCCAAGGAACTGTTACACATTTTGTCTCGGCTATGGGGACTACAGGAACAATTATGGGGACATCAACTTACTTGAAAGAACAAAATCCTAACATTCAAATCATAGGTGCACAACCGGCAGATGGCTCCCAAATTCCAGGAATTAGAAAATGGCCCCAGGAATACCTGCCTAAAATTTTTAATCCCTCAAAAGTGGATCGCATTATGGAAGTAAGCGAACAGGAAGCTCGAGATATGACAAAGAGATTGGCACTCGAGGAAGGGATTTTTGCAGGAATGAGCAGCGGCGGTGCCGTTGCTACAGCTATAAAAGTGGCCAATGAATTGGAATCAGGGGTTGTGGTTGCCATAATTTGTGATCGAGGAGATCGTTATTTATCCTCGGATTTGTTTGATTAA
- a CDS encoding ABC transporter ATP-binding protein, protein MNEPSLNKRPIIAISDLKKSYGDNHVLNGFNMVLNEGENLVIMGKSGSGKSVMIKCLIGLEAPDSGTIEVMGENIGELDRSSLDELRTEIGFLFQGSALYDSMTVRENLEFPLRRHTKKFGVLKDTTPLVLEALENVGLAHTINLMPVELSGGMKRRVALARTLILQPKIILYDEPTTGLDPITAKEIIQLMTSIQKKYNTSALIITHDVDCARAISNRMILLVDGINYAEGTYQELSISTDPKVQAFFK, encoded by the coding sequence ATGAATGAACCTTCTCTAAATAAGCGACCAATTATAGCAATCAGTGACTTAAAAAAAAGTTATGGAGACAACCATGTGCTTAATGGATTTAATATGGTTTTGAATGAAGGGGAAAACCTGGTTATTATGGGGAAATCAGGTTCAGGAAAGTCAGTAATGATAAAATGCTTAATAGGGCTTGAAGCTCCAGATAGTGGAACAATTGAGGTAATGGGTGAGAATATTGGTGAATTAGATCGCTCTTCTTTAGATGAACTTCGAACAGAAATTGGGTTTCTTTTTCAAGGTAGTGCCCTTTATGATTCGATGACTGTAAGAGAAAATCTTGAATTCCCATTAAGACGCCACACTAAAAAATTTGGTGTTTTAAAAGACACTACACCATTAGTGTTAGAAGCATTAGAAAACGTTGGTCTGGCACATACAATCAATTTAATGCCTGTAGAATTATCAGGCGGGATGAAACGCCGAGTTGCCTTGGCAAGGACATTAATCCTTCAGCCCAAGATTATTCTTTATGACGAACCCACTACAGGGCTAGATCCCATAACAGCTAAGGAAATTATACAGCTTATGACTTCTATCCAAAAAAAATACAATACTTCCGCTCTTATCATTACACATGATGTGGATTGTGCCAGAGCGATTTCGAATAGAATGATATTATTAGTTGACGGAATCAATTATGCTGAGGGAACTTACCAAGAACTATCAATTTCAACGGACCCAAAGGTTCAAGCTTTTTTTAAATAA
- a CDS encoding cysteine desulfurase family protein encodes MKKVYLDNASTTQIRPEVIQEMTKVMTEDFGNPSSTHGFGRNAKSVLELSRKTIAKNLNASAQEIIFTSCGTEANNWILRSAVKDLKVERIITSKIEHHAVLYTAQALQKEFDIQLDYVAIKPNGEIDITDLVELLSQGHKTLVSLMHVNNEIGTVLDLERVGVICKEHNALFHSDTVQSIGKTELDLQKLNVDFIVASAHKFHGPKGIGFAFVRKNSGLQPLFFGGEQEKGMRAGTEAVHQIAGIAKALEFSYANLNAERNHISELRRYLIETLEVEFPAFSINGVSDGFYNMVNVLLPFSDEKTAMILFHLDMKGIAVSRGSACQSGSIKASHVLAEMLSMEDLKKPSLRISFSHYNSKEDVDLLINALKSI; translated from the coding sequence ATGAAAAAAGTATATCTCGATAATGCCTCAACTACCCAGATTCGCCCAGAAGTAATTCAGGAAATGACTAAAGTGATGACTGAGGATTTTGGTAATCCATCATCAACACACGGTTTTGGCCGAAATGCCAAGAGTGTTTTGGAACTTTCCAGAAAAACAATTGCTAAAAATTTAAACGCTTCGGCACAAGAAATTATATTTACTTCTTGTGGTACAGAGGCTAATAACTGGATTCTTCGTTCAGCTGTTAAAGATTTAAAGGTTGAGCGAATAATCACAAGTAAGATTGAGCATCATGCGGTTTTGTATACTGCTCAAGCCCTACAAAAGGAATTTGATATTCAGCTGGATTATGTGGCTATAAAACCAAATGGTGAAATCGATATTACGGACTTGGTTGAATTACTTTCACAAGGGCATAAGACTTTAGTGAGCTTAATGCATGTGAATAACGAGATAGGAACCGTTTTAGACTTAGAAAGAGTAGGGGTTATCTGTAAGGAGCATAATGCATTGTTTCATTCGGATACGGTTCAATCTATAGGGAAAACGGAGCTTGATTTGCAAAAGTTGAACGTTGATTTTATAGTTGCTAGTGCACATAAATTTCACGGGCCTAAAGGTATTGGATTTGCTTTTGTTCGAAAAAATTCCGGATTACAACCTCTTTTCTTTGGTGGAGAACAGGAAAAAGGAATGCGTGCAGGTACTGAAGCGGTACATCAAATTGCTGGAATAGCAAAAGCTTTGGAGTTTTCGTATGCTAATTTAAATGCTGAAAGAAATCATATTTCCGAATTGAGACGTTATTTGATAGAAACTCTTGAGGTTGAGTTTCCGGCCTTTTCCATCAATGGTGTTTCAGATGGTTTTTATAATATGGTCAATGTTTTACTTCCCTTTTCGGACGAGAAAACGGCTATGATTTTATTTCATTTAGATATGAAAGGAATTGCGGTTTCACGCGGAAGCGCCTGTCAAAGTGGGAGTATAAAGGCATCTCACGTACTTGCGGAAATGCTTTCAATGGAAGATTTGAAAAAACCAAGTTTACGTATTTCTTTTAGTCATTACAACTCAAAGGAAGATGTTGATTTGCTTATAAACGCTTTAAAAAGTATATAA
- a CDS encoding cation:proton antiporter, with protein MTIIISFCILLLVAYLFDLTASRTKIPSVILLLLLGWFVRQATIFFDINLPDLTSTLPVLGTIGLILIVLEGSLELELNKSKIDLIKKSSLGAFLPLIVLAFSLAFLLQYYGGYSFKDSLTNAIPFCVISSAIAIPSVRNLTSGQKEFIIYESSLSDIFGVVFFNFIAFNSSFGLDTFGYFCLDILIIIVISFVATILLSFLLNKIDHHIKFVPIVLLIILIYEVSKIYHLPALIFILVFGLSIGNLDELKHLKWFESFRLDLLNKEVSKFKELIVEATFLVRALFFLLFGYLIETAEIINTDTLVWSIGIVFLIFVLRLIQLKLSKMPMSPLLFVAPRGLITILLFLSITPENMVLLVNKSLIIQVILLTAFIMMIGLMVTAKKRDSILQERRRKRELEEEVQ; from the coding sequence ATGACGATCATAATTTCTTTTTGTATTTTGCTGCTGGTCGCTTACTTATTTGACCTTACCGCTTCAAGGACAAAAATTCCTTCAGTAATATTATTACTTCTATTGGGTTGGTTTGTTAGACAAGCAACCATTTTTTTTGATATTAATCTCCCAGACCTTACATCAACACTACCGGTTTTAGGAACAATTGGACTTATCTTGATTGTTCTAGAAGGTTCGCTAGAACTGGAACTCAATAAGTCTAAAATTGATTTGATAAAAAAATCTTCTCTGGGAGCCTTTCTCCCATTGATAGTATTGGCTTTTTCTTTGGCTTTTCTGTTGCAGTATTATGGTGGATATTCTTTTAAAGACAGCTTGACAAATGCTATTCCTTTTTGTGTAATAAGCAGTGCTATCGCCATACCAAGTGTAAGAAACCTAACTTCAGGGCAAAAAGAATTCATTATTTACGAGAGTAGTTTATCTGATATTTTTGGGGTAGTCTTCTTCAACTTTATTGCTTTTAACAGCAGTTTTGGGCTAGATACTTTTGGGTATTTCTGTTTAGATATCCTAATTATCATCGTTATCTCATTCGTGGCCACTATATTACTTTCATTTCTATTGAATAAAATTGATCATCACATTAAATTTGTTCCAATTGTTCTACTTATAATCTTGATCTATGAAGTTTCAAAAATATACCACTTACCTGCGCTTATTTTTATTTTAGTATTTGGATTATCTATTGGTAATTTGGACGAGTTAAAGCATTTAAAATGGTTTGAAAGCTTTCGTCTTGACTTATTGAATAAGGAAGTTTCAAAATTTAAAGAACTTATAGTTGAAGCAACATTTTTAGTTAGAGCCTTATTCTTTCTTCTTTTTGGTTATTTGATCGAAACGGCTGAAATCATCAATACGGATACATTAGTTTGGTCCATTGGGATAGTATTCCTGATTTTTGTTTTACGATTAATTCAATTAAAACTATCTAAAATGCCAATGTCTCCTTTGCTGTTTGTAGCGCCTAGAGGATTAATTACCATCTTGTTATTTCTTTCTATAACCCCAGAAAACATGGTATTATTAGTAAATAAATCATTGATTATACAAGTCATTTTATTGACCGCATTTATTATGATGATAGGATTAATGGTAACAGCTAAAAAAAGGGATTCAATATTACAAGAAAGAAGAAGAAAAAGAGAATTAGAGGAGGAAGTCCAATAG
- a CDS encoding Smr/MutS family protein — translation MFSKGDKVSVLDEAINGVVLAVKDKEISIETEDGFVMTFFVNELIKIQETSNLMNSIRSINISEAAKEKEIPKPRSFVKERKDKNEISAPEFDLHIEKLVKNKHGLSNYDILTIQTDTAKRHIEFAIRNRIPKIVFIHGVGEGVLKAELDFLLGRYDNIAFQEGNYQRYGQGATEVFIKQNSK, via the coding sequence ATGTTTAGTAAAGGAGATAAAGTGTCTGTGCTTGATGAAGCTATAAATGGAGTTGTACTCGCAGTCAAAGACAAGGAAATTAGTATTGAAACAGAGGATGGTTTCGTGATGACATTTTTTGTCAATGAGCTTATTAAAATACAGGAAACCAGTAACTTAATGAATTCTATTAGAAGCATTAATATAAGCGAGGCCGCGAAGGAGAAAGAGATTCCAAAACCGAGAAGTTTTGTTAAAGAACGCAAAGATAAGAACGAAATTTCGGCTCCTGAATTTGATTTGCATATTGAAAAATTAGTAAAAAATAAACACGGACTTTCTAATTATGATATATTAACAATACAGACGGATACTGCAAAACGACACATTGAATTTGCCATTCGCAATCGCATTCCAAAAATTGTTTTTATACATGGTGTTGGCGAAGGCGTGCTTAAAGCCGAACTTGATTTTTTATTAGGACGCTATGATAATATTGCTTTTCAGGAAGGAAATTATCAAAGATATGGTCAAGGTGCAACGGAGGTTTTTATAAAGCAAAATAGTAAATAG